AGATGGACCTACCCCACGCGCCCTACCTCTTCATGCTCGTCGTTGGTGAATTCGACATCGTAGAAGACCAGCCCTGGAACGGCAAGCCCGTCAACTACTACATGGAAGACGGCTGGAAGGACCACGCCAAGGACATCTACCCCTACACCCGCGAAATGCTGACCTTCTTCAGCGACCTGACCGGCGTAAGCTACCCCTGGCCCAAATACAGCCAGGTAGCCGTGCGCGACTACGTATCCGGCGCCATGGAAAACACCTCCGCCGTCATCTTTGGCGAATTCATGCACGGGACCAAGCGCGACCTCATCGACGTGGACCGCAACGAAAAGATCGTCGCCCACGAGATGTTCCACCACTGGTTCGGTGACTACGTGACCTGCGAAAGCTGGGCCAACCTGACCCTCAACGAAGGTTTCGCCAACTACAGCGAGTACCTCTGGATGGAAGAAAAACACGGCAAAGACGCCGCCGAAGCACACATGCTCGACGAGCGCGGCGGTTACTTCGGCAGCGTCCGCCGCGGCGACGCCCACGAACTCATCTTCTACGGCTACGAGTCGCAGGAAGATATGTTCGACGCCCACAGCTACAACAAGGGCGGCGCCGTCCTCCACATGCTGCGTAATTACGTGGGTGACGAAGCCTTCTTCGCCTCCATCGAAAAATACCTGACCGACAATCAGTACTCCGCCGTCGAGGTGGACGAGCTCCGGATGGCCTTTGAGGACACGATGGGCGAAGACCTCAACTGGTTCTTCGACCAGTGGTTCCTCTCCGCCGGCCACCCCGCCCTCAAGCTGGAAACCGACTACGCCGATGGGATGGTAAAACTGACCGTCGAGCAGGAGCAGGACACGGAAGGCAACGTGCCCGGCGTCTTCCGCCTCCCCACGCAGGTGGCTGTTTTGACGAACGGAAGTACCGTCCCCGCCATATACGACATTGTTGTGGACCAGCGCAAGCAGACTTTTACTTTCCCCTCTAGCGTGAAGCCGGACGTAGTGATCTTCGACCCCCAGCATACGATTCTGGCTAACTACAATTACATTAAGTCCACCGACGAGCTCGCCGCTCAGTTCAAGGGGGCCCAAAGTTACATCGACCGCCACCTGGTCGTCCAACGCCTTGGCCTGAAGGACGATGATGCCGCCAAAACAGCTACGCTGACGATGGCGCTGAAGGATCCTTTCTACGCCGTTCGCGCCCTCGCCATGGACGCCATCACGACGCCAAACGCGGAGCAACTGCGCCTTATCACGGAGATCGCCAAAAGCGACAGCCGGAGCAGCACCCGCGCGGCGGCCATCTCCATGCTCAGCGAAATGGAGGATGCCGATAAGGCAACCATCAAGATGATCGCCGAGCAGGCCATTCAGGCCCAGCCTTACCCGGTTGTAGCCGCCGGCCTCGGTGCCTTGGCCAACATCGATCCGAAGAGTGCCGTCCGGACCGCCGAGAAAATGGAGGCGCTGGATAACTCCACCATCGCCGCCGCCATCGCGGAACTATACGGTAAGGCCGGTGACCTCAACAAGCTGCCTTACTTCGAAGAGAAGATGAAGAAGGGTGAAGGTTTCGAGATCATCAACCTGATGAGCGCCTACCAGTCCCTCCTCAGCAAGGCCGACGACGCTAAGCGCAACGAAGGCGTGGCGGGCATGAAGGCCATGGCCCTCCTGCAGACGAGCAGCCCCTGGCGCCGCCTCGCCGCGACGGCCGCCCTCAACGATATGCGTGATGCCGCAAAAGAAGCCGGCAAAACAACCATCGCCGACGAGCTCAAAACCATGATCGACGAGATCAAGGCCGCCGAAACGGAGCCGCAGCTGAAGCAGATCTATGGCCGTTTTGGACAGTAGAGAGTAATGAGGTGCGAGTATCAAGTTGCAAGTGTCTACACTCGATACTTGCTACTTGTAACTCGCAACTCGCAACTCGCTACTAAATACTACCAGACTAAGAAACGCGTTTTACTCTCCACATCCCCGCCCCAAAACTGAATGAACAAACTCTTCCTTCCCCTCTTCGTCCTTCTTTATTTTACGGCGCTGCCGCAGGTGCAGGCACAGTTGCAGATGCGCGGTGTGGAAGTGGGCCCGTGGGTAGGGACGGCCGTTTACTTCGGTGACCTGAATACCGACTTTAAGCTGAACCGGCCCGGTTTGGCGGGAGGCATTGGCGCGCGGTACAACTTTAACCACCGGCTGGCCGTCAAAGCCAGCGTGAACTACGGGCGCATCGAGGCGTACGACAGCGACAGCGATAATCCCTTTGAGCTGAACCGCAACCTCAGCTTTCAGAATGACGTACTGGATGGCACCCTTCAGTTAGAATTCAACTTCCTCAACTACATCCACGGGCACCGGGAGTACTGGTTCACCCCTTACGCTTTCGCCGGTATCTCCGCCTTCACCCACAGCCCCAAGACCATCGCCGATGACGGCCGCACGGTCAGTTTGCGGGAACTCGGGACCGAAGGGCAAATGCGGGGTGATGAGTACGCCATCATCAATATGGCCGTGGCCGGCGGCGTCGGTTTCAAGTGGGACATCACCTACGAGATTAGTATGGACATTAGCGCCGGTATCCGCGCCGGCGGTACGGATTACCTTGACGACGTCAGTACCAGCTACCCAGACCGGTCCGACCTCTTACGCAACCGGGGCCGCGACGCCTTCGAGCTCTACGACCGCAGCCTGATGGTCAACCAGGAGGGAGAACGCATCGACCGCGCTGGCGAACAGCGGGGAGACGATACGGTGAAGGATGTCTACATCTTCGCTGGCTTCGGTGTCAATTACTACTTCGGCGACGTCCGCTGTCCGGGACTGGGTGGGAAGCGCCGCTAGGTCTCTGCCCGCTGACGGAGTAATCTTCGCTGGCCCTCCTATCTTTGGCCCATGGTTCAGCAGTATACGTTCACCCTTGCTGCCCGGCGGCGAGGTTACCATATTATTACGCGGGAAGTTCTGGAGCACCTAAGTGACTTGCCCGAGGCTGGTTTCTTGCACCTCTTCATCCAACACACTTCCGCGGCCATCACCATCAACGAGGCCGCTGACCCGGATGTGCTCGTCGATTTTGAATCGGTCTTCAACCACCTCGTTCCCGAGAACTTGCCCTTCCTCGTCCACACCATGGAAGGGCCGGACGATATGCCAGCACACATCAAAGCGGCGATGATTGGGCATAGTGTGACCATTCCCATCACAAAAGGCCGCCTTAACCTGGGAACCTGGCAGGGACTCTACCTCTGTGAGTTCCGGAACCGGGCTAGCGGGCGGCGCCTGGTCGCTACGGTTTACGGATAGGTCTAGCCTTCTAAGGGCGGCTCCTTGGTAATCACGTCGGGTAAAATGTAAGTACGGTAACCCTCCCGCGGGTCGATCAGCGTTGGGTAGTAGTCCGGCCCCACTAGTCGGCCACCAATCTTCTCGGCCGCCCGGGCTGACCGGTAGTTGCCGGCAGCAATATTTAGGCAGGCCTTTTTCCCCTGCGCGGTAAGGTGGGCCACCATCAAACTCTTCATTTCCCGGTTGGTACGGCCACCCCAGTACGCACGGGCGAGGACGGTCCAGCCAATCTCCACAATATCCGTGTGGGTGGGGAGCGGTTGGAAGCGGCTCGAGCCAATCACTTCTTCCGTATTAAGATCCTCTACGAGCAGACAGCCACCGGATTTAAGGGACTGCTCGAAAAACTCCGCGAATACCTCTGGTAGGTACCTTTTGGCCGGGTGCTGGTCCCAGATCAACGGATCATGGGTGACGGCGTAGAATGCCGCCCGGTCTTCGGCGCATAGCGGTCTCAGGCGAATGGTTTTGCCAGTCAGGGTTGGTTGGAGGTCCATAGTTTTTGATTACCGCACCTGGAAAAGGGCATTCCCAAACAACAACTTCCCCTCTTCCCAAAAACCCCGGTAAAGCGGATTGTCCACCAGGTAAATAACTTGCCCTGCACCCATGTCCTGCACGCCAAAGATCAGTGTCTCCTGGATGGCGGCCTTCGCCTCCGCACCGATGAATCCGGAAATGGTGGGGTTCGTCCGCACGCGGCCGGCGTTTACGCCCTTGTCGAGATAGTCGTAAGTATCGCTGCCGGTCTTCAGGCTGAAGTACTGGCTACCGATCCCAAAACTTAGGGGGTGGGTGTTGTCCAGTTCTACCTCCACCACGGCACCGGGGTTGTAGGTGCTAATGAAGCGGCGTTCACGGCCGGCGTAGGGGAGGAGGCGGTGGTCGCCCGGTGCGGCCTTTGCCTCGTCCGCAGCATCGTCTTCCTTTTTATCATCCTTACCACCCTTCTTTTTCAGGTCAAAGCCATCCATCTTTTGGAGGGAGGCATTGGCGCTGCCGATGGCAATTAGCTTGCCGCCGGCCTTGATCCAGGTTTGCAGCTCGTTCGCTACTTTGCCGAAGTCGTAACGCCCCTCCGGTAGTACCAGCACGTCGAAGTCACCACTGAGGACGTCATCCACGTCCTCCGGGCGGAAGACGCTGGCGGGGTAATCCAACTCCCGTTCAAAGTACCACCACACCTGTCCGAATTGGTTAGGGTCGACATTCTCACCGCCCAGGATGGCGACCTTAGGCTGACCTACCAGCCCATAACGGCCGTTTCCGAGGTCACCGCCTTTGGTGCTGAAGCCGGTCTGAAGCAGCTTGAGCATTACCCCGTGTTGTTCGGCCGCGCTATGCACCTTATTCACGTACTCTGCCGTGTTACGGTTATCCGCTTTCGTGATGATGATGGAGCCAGCGGGGTAATTGGCCTGGCCGAAGCTGAAATCGTTCCCCGCAGTTCTTACTTGAACCCCGTGCCGGGCTAGTTCGCCCAGGATAGCTACGGAAGTAACGTCCTCCCAGGGGATGACGATGGCGTAGGCGCTCGCCATCTCGGCTACGCTCGGTAAGCTAGGGGCTGCGACCGGTCCGAAAGGCTCGGTCTTCACATTGATCCGCGATTTACTCGCGTAGGCGTCCAACCCGTAGGCGAGGGGAACGGACCAGCCAGTAATGTCGTAAGTCACGGAATCCTCCACCGTCGCGTCCGGGTCAAAGAGTACCTGCGTCAGTACGGACCGCGGCTGGTAAGCGGAAACGATTAGATCACCTGCGGCTACTCTCGTGTCGGCCGTGGCGCCGGTCCGGTAGCTGTACATCCGGCCCGTATGCTTTCCCGTGGCCCGTCCGTAGTGGATCCCGTTGCGGTCCAGCAGCTCCCGCAGTCGGCGCATTTTTCCCGGAGCGGTGGTCCCCGGCACGACGTAGGTCACATAATCTCCCTGTGGCCCGGCCTGGCTATTCTTGAAGTAGCGGCGGAAGTTTTCGGTGATCCGGTCACTTTCGCGGCTGGCGATCTCAACGGTGCTCAGCGAGGTAGTGGTATGGTGCTCGATGCGGTCGCTCAGCGTCAGCGTATCTCCATTGGGTAGGTCGATGGCGCGCCCGGCCCGGCCGTGTCCGCCCTGTTCGTAGGTCATACCGATCGATCCGTTGAAGGTAGGGTAGGTGTCGCCGTAGCTCGGGTAGAGCAAATCGAAGCGTTCCCGCGTAAAGTAAAGCCAACCTTCCCGGTCGAAGTAGCTAGCGTGGTTCTTCCCGATCTCCGTCTGAAATTCACATTGCCAATCCGTGATGTATTCGTGAAAGGGCGCTGCCGCGGGTGCGAAGTAATAGGGGCTGGTGTACCCCTGCTCGTGAATATCGGCGTGAATGTGGGGCATCCACTCCTTGTAAAGGACCATCCGTTGGCGACTTTCTACCTGGGTCTGCCAGGCCCAGTCCCGGTTAAGGTCAAAAAGGTAGTGGTTGACGCGCCCGCCGGGCCAGGGCTCCCGGTGTTCCTTGGCGTTAGGGTTCGTATCCGGACGGCGGTTACTGACCTGCCGGTACCAATTGGTGTAGCGATTGTAGCCATCAGGATTGAGGCTGGGATCGATGAGCACAATGACGTTCTCCAGCCAGGCGAAAGTCCGTCGGTTAGTCGGGTCCACCAATTCGTGCAGTACCCGCATACTGGCTTCGGAGCCCGCCGCTTCGTTGCCGTGTACGCTGTAGGAAAGCCACACAATGGCGATGTCCTCGAGCTCCGGATCGACCTTCCCTTCCAGTAGACCCGCCGCCCGCAGATTGTTCTCTCGAATCGCATCAATGCGGGCAAGATTCTCCGGCGTACTGATGGTCGCCAAAAGCAGGGGCCGCCCCTCGTTCGATCGTCCGTATTCCTGCAGGGAGACGCGGTCACTCTTCTCCGTCACGTGCTCGAAGTAGTCGACCAATTGGTGATGGGCCGTAAAGGTTTCGCCCAAAGCATGCGGTAGGAACGCACTCGGCGAGGAGATGTCCTGAGCTGATACGAAGGAAGTAAGCAGAATTGATACAAGGAATAGCAGACTACGCATGGGATATATTTATCGAGCACCACAAGGTAAGACCTGCTCGTAGACCGTCCCATCACGGTGTATGGTAATAAGTCACCCCGACCGAACTACTTGGCATATAGCCCCGACGCCTCAATCTCTCTGGCCACCGCGTCAGGAACGAGGTAACGCGCACTCAATCCCTCCTTCAACGTTTTCCGGATGTAGGTGGCCGAGAGGTGCATCAGCGGTGCATCGTAGATGGTCACCCGCCCGTGGGTAGCCAAGTCCCCTGGTTCGTACCCCGGCCGGTTGTAAACGTGAATGTCGTAATCCCGCAGAATGATGTCGTGGTTTTTCCACTTGTGCAGCGTAGCTAAGTTGTCCGTACCCATGATGAGGGCAAATTCTCGGTCCGGGTACTTATCCCGCAGCACCGCTAAGGTGTCGATGGTGTAGGAGGGCTTCGGCATCGTGAACTCCACGTTGCTGGCCTTCAGATTTGGCGTGTCGCCGATGGCGAGTTCCACCAGGTGGAGGCGGTCGTGATCACGCGCCAGGCTGGCCCGTTCCTTGAACGGATTCTGGGGGCTGACGACCATCCAGACCTCCGTCATTTCCGTCTTCGTCGCCATGAAGTTGGCCAGGATCATGTGCCCGACGTGCACGGGGTTAAAGGAGCCGAAGAACAGGCCGATCTTACGTGTTGCCATAGGAGGGGTAGAATTCTAAGCGCTTGCGGGGAGTGTACAATCACGGAGTAAAAAGAACCCTTCGTTCCCCTTCTCCTGGTAGAGCGGCATGAGCAGATAACCATCCTCCGGGCTACGGATCTCGCCCCTTACGTCGCGGGCGATGACCGCCCCCTTCTCAACGGGTTGAAAGTTGACGTAACCCGGGTCCATTTGGAACCCATCCGATTGCGTGATGTGATGGACGTACACGAGGTCCGTCAAAAGAGGCAAGTTAGCCGCGGCTTCTTGCAGTAATTCATCGTGGTACGTTCGTACGTCTTCCGGCCGGACGCAGCCCAAAGCCCGGATCAAACTAAGGACGGCCGCCAGCGAGAGTTCAATGGACTCCGGATCCTGGTGCCCTCCCGCCTCGAAGGTGACGGCGCGGATGGGGAAATTGGTCTTAAAGTTGTTCCCCCGGAAGTAGTGCAGCGTCGTCCCCTGCAAACCACTCAGCATTCCCTTGATGACGGGGACGAACATACCCGCAGCCAGATCCAGACTAGGGCGATCGTCTCCGGTTATGGAGAAGATCCCCCCACTTGCGGTGGTAGTGTGGAGATCGATCAGGACGAGTTCACTCAGGGGCGCCTCCTCCACGGCGGTCTCGATGCAGGCCAGGAGCTCGTGGAGTTCCCGATCCTCGGAGGTGGCGAAGGACCGTTCCCCGTCCGGTGCGGGCCGCCAAATACGGTTGAGGTCGGTATCAATGTAGCGTACTCCCTGAGACAGTGCCTCCAAATTCCCCCGTAGGGCCAGCAATTCTCCACGAAAGGTGAAACCGGGATTGATGTCCGGTTCTTCCGCCAGGAGCTCAAACAGACGCTCCAGCGCCCGGACACCAGCTGGCTCATTACCGTGGATGCCCCCAATGGCCACGACGAGCGGGCCCGGTTCGCTACCGCGATAATGGCCAATTATTCGGCCGGGGAGAGCGTCTTGCATGCAGGGGGGATCTGTGTTTTGAGTGCTTAAATTAATCGCCGCAGGCTAAAAGTAAAAAGCGAGGGCGATAAACTGGCTGAGGAACCCAACGGTGTAACCCGTGTAGAGTTGAAAGTTATCGTGAGCCTTCAGCGCCAGACGCGCGGTACCCACCAGCCCGGCCAACAAAATCACGATCAGCGCCACCAACGGCACGCTGATGGAAAGGCTACCAATGTCAATACCTTCCCCCCGGAAGATCCAGGCGGAGATCATCGCCATTCCGGCCAGGCCGCCCATCCCGACGGCGTGGAGGCTGATCTTATCCATCACGTTGATCACGAAGGCCACCGCCAGACCAATGACTACCCCCAGCAAAAAGGCCGAGAAAATCGTAGGCGTCTGCGGCTCCTGGCTGAGGTTGTAGTAGATCCAGAAGTAGATGATCATGACCATCAGCAGGGGGCCGATCCGCTCCATCTTATCCTCCATCATAATGCTACTCACCATGTTGAGGAGTCGCATGATGATAATGGAAATCACCGGGATGACGGCCGTGTACAGCACCATCATCAGCAGCGTGAGCAGCGTCCGCTCGCTCCCAAAATCGTTGCTGCCAAAGAGAAAGGGCTTGATCATCACCAACAGCAAGAACATGTAGGTCGGCACGAACAGTGGGTGGAAGATTCCACTCACGATCAGTGCCCACAGAGGGCCAGGTAATTTTTTGCTGGGCTGGGTAGCAAGGGTCATAAATCAAAGGTAGCGTTTTGCCGGCCGGTGTTGCGTTTACCGGAACAGCCGGAAAGTCGTCCGACGGTTCTGTTCCCGGCCCGCAGGGGTGTCGTTGCCGGCAACGGGTCGCGCTTCGCCGTAGCCAAGCGTTGAGATGCGGGATGCTTCAATCATTTTTTCCCTCACGAGGTACTCCTTTACGGCTGCCGCGCGCCGTTGGGATAGCTCCAGGTTATCGGTCTCTTCCCCCACGTCATCGGTGTGGCCCGCCAATTCTACCCGGAGTTCAGGGCTGGATTGTAACGTGGCTGCGAGGCGGTCCAGTTCGGCGAAGGAGACCGGGAGGAGGTCCGCGCTACCGGAGGTAAAGAGGACGTTTTTGAAGGCGATCGAGCCATCCGTCTCGTTGGTCTCCACCGTTTCCACTTCACTGATTTTACTCAGGGCAATCTTGACCAGAAGCGGGTCGTTGGCAGTTCGCCCTTCGGCTACCGTGAAGCGTTCGGAAGCAAATAAGTAACCTTCCCGGTCGACGGTAAACGCGTACTCCGCCCCGGCGGGCAGTACGGTGAGAAAGCGCCCCCGTTCGTCCGTACTGCGCACCTGCGGCAGCGCCTGATCATCCAGTGCCTGAATGCTGACTTCCGCTACGAGTGGCTGGCCGGTTTCCGCTTCAATCACTTCCGCAGCTACATAAGTTGCCGGGCGCGGCCGCAGGTGCGGTGGAAGTGGGAAAGACCAAACGTCGATCTGAATGGCCTCCGTCGTTTCATCGTAGTAACGCTTACTGAAATAGGCTTCCGTAGCTTCGAGCGGGATGAACATATTGGTCTCATTAGCCGCCGTATTGATGGGGTAGCCAAGGTTCTGAGGTGGGGAAAAACGGTTGTCAGCACCCAGTTTGGTGACGAAAAGATCGTCCCCACCAAGGCCAGGGTGGCCGTCACTGGTAAAGTAAAGCGACCGCCCGTCCGCCGCCCAGAAAGGATACTGCTCGTTGCCCTCAGTGTTGAGGGCCGTCAGCGGACCGGGTTTGGACCAACCGCCGTCCGGAAGGCGCGCGCTGATGTAGAGATCCGCTCCGCCGGTGCCACCGGGTCGTTTGCTAGTGAAAACGAGGTAACGGCCGTCCGCGCTTAGCGAGGGTTGCGATTCGTAGTAGTCCGTGTTGATGCCAAATGACTGGATGGCCGTGCCTGCCGTAAACTGACCCTCGCGACGGGTGCTCTCGTACAGGTCGCAGCCTTCGCGCGGGCCCGGCTGGTTGCAGCTGGCGTAGACGAAATAATTGCCGTCGGCGGAAACGGACTGTGCCCC
The Lewinella sp. 4G2 genome window above contains:
- a CDS encoding M1 family metallopeptidase; amino-acid sequence: MQKFFPLAGLFAVCLAFGCNSQKVVTMPETEVRDLPEMTVTPEANGVIDTEATEPEIANERPRYNPAATRVHDLLHTRLDVRFDWEQEMVIGRAVLTLTPIFKPSKEVTIDAKNFDILHIKNGADKDYDFRYTEDKQQVVVTLDREYKKGEKYDLVFTYKATPAESGGSAAITSDKGLFFINPRGEEEGKPRQIWTQGETEHNSRWFPTIDKPNERTTQEMYITVDPKYKTLSNGSLISSTNNADGTRTDYWKMDLPHAPYLFMLVVGEFDIVEDQPWNGKPVNYYMEDGWKDHAKDIYPYTREMLTFFSDLTGVSYPWPKYSQVAVRDYVSGAMENTSAVIFGEFMHGTKRDLIDVDRNEKIVAHEMFHHWFGDYVTCESWANLTLNEGFANYSEYLWMEEKHGKDAAEAHMLDERGGYFGSVRRGDAHELIFYGYESQEDMFDAHSYNKGGAVLHMLRNYVGDEAFFASIEKYLTDNQYSAVEVDELRMAFEDTMGEDLNWFFDQWFLSAGHPALKLETDYADGMVKLTVEQEQDTEGNVPGVFRLPTQVAVLTNGSTVPAIYDIVVDQRKQTFTFPSSVKPDVVIFDPQHTILANYNYIKSTDELAAQFKGAQSYIDRHLVVQRLGLKDDDAAKTATLTMALKDPFYAVRALAMDAITTPNAEQLRLITEIAKSDSRSSTRAAAISMLSEMEDADKATIKMIAEQAIQAQPYPVVAAGLGALANIDPKSAVRTAEKMEALDNSTIAAAIAELYGKAGDLNKLPYFEEKMKKGEGFEIINLMSAYQSLLSKADDAKRNEGVAGMKAMALLQTSSPWRRLAATAALNDMRDAAKEAGKTTIADELKTMIDEIKAAETEPQLKQIYGRFGQ
- a CDS encoding DUF6089 family protein — encoded protein: MNKLFLPLFVLLYFTALPQVQAQLQMRGVEVGPWVGTAVYFGDLNTDFKLNRPGLAGGIGARYNFNHRLAVKASVNYGRIEAYDSDSDNPFELNRNLSFQNDVLDGTLQLEFNFLNYIHGHREYWFTPYAFAGISAFTHSPKTIADDGRTVSLRELGTEGQMRGDEYAIINMAVAGGVGFKWDITYEISMDISAGIRAGGTDYLDDVSTSYPDRSDLLRNRGRDAFELYDRSLMVNQEGERIDRAGEQRGDDTVKDVYIFAGFGVNYYFGDVRCPGLGGKRR
- a CDS encoding secondary thiamine-phosphate synthase enzyme YjbQ — encoded protein: MVQQYTFTLAARRRGYHIITREVLEHLSDLPEAGFLHLFIQHTSAAITINEAADPDVLVDFESVFNHLVPENLPFLVHTMEGPDDMPAHIKAAMIGHSVTIPITKGRLNLGTWQGLYLCEFRNRASGRRLVATVYG
- a CDS encoding GNAT family N-acetyltransferase yields the protein MDLQPTLTGKTIRLRPLCAEDRAAFYAVTHDPLIWDQHPAKRYLPEVFAEFFEQSLKSGGCLLVEDLNTEEVIGSSRFQPLPTHTDIVEIGWTVLARAYWGGRTNREMKSLMVAHLTAQGKKACLNIAAGNYRSARAAEKIGGRLVGPDYYPTLIDPREGYRTYILPDVITKEPPLEG
- a CDS encoding M14 metallopeptidase family protein, translated to MRSLLFLVSILLTSFVSAQDISSPSAFLPHALGETFTAHHQLVDYFEHVTEKSDRVSLQEYGRSNEGRPLLLATISTPENLARIDAIRENNLRAAGLLEGKVDPELEDIAIVWLSYSVHGNEAAGSEASMRVLHELVDPTNRRTFAWLENVIVLIDPSLNPDGYNRYTNWYRQVSNRRPDTNPNAKEHREPWPGGRVNHYLFDLNRDWAWQTQVESRQRMVLYKEWMPHIHADIHEQGYTSPYYFAPAAAPFHEYITDWQCEFQTEIGKNHASYFDREGWLYFTRERFDLLYPSYGDTYPTFNGSIGMTYEQGGHGRAGRAIDLPNGDTLTLSDRIEHHTTTSLSTVEIASRESDRITENFRRYFKNSQAGPQGDYVTYVVPGTTAPGKMRRLRELLDRNGIHYGRATGKHTGRMYSYRTGATADTRVAAGDLIVSAYQPRSVLTQVLFDPDATVEDSVTYDITGWSVPLAYGLDAYASKSRINVKTEPFGPVAAPSLPSVAEMASAYAIVIPWEDVTSVAILGELARHGVQVRTAGNDFSFGQANYPAGSIIITKADNRNTAEYVNKVHSAAEQHGVMLKLLQTGFSTKGGDLGNGRYGLVGQPKVAILGGENVDPNQFGQVWWYFERELDYPASVFRPEDVDDVLSGDFDVLVLPEGRYDFGKVANELQTWIKAGGKLIAIGSANASLQKMDGFDLKKKGGKDDKKEDDAADEAKAAPGDHRLLPYAGRERRFISTYNPGAVVEVELDNTHPLSFGIGSQYFSLKTGSDTYDYLDKGVNAGRVRTNPTISGFIGAEAKAAIQETLIFGVQDMGAGQVIYLVDNPLYRGFWEEGKLLFGNALFQVR
- the nadD gene encoding nicotinate (nicotinamide) nucleotide adenylyltransferase; this translates as MATRKIGLFFGSFNPVHVGHMILANFMATKTEMTEVWMVVSPQNPFKERASLARDHDRLHLVELAIGDTPNLKASNVEFTMPKPSYTIDTLAVLRDKYPDREFALIMGTDNLATLHKWKNHDIILRDYDIHVYNRPGYEPGDLATHGRVTIYDAPLMHLSATYIRKTLKEGLSARYLVPDAVAREIEASGLYAK
- a CDS encoding succinylglutamate desuccinylase/aspartoacylase family protein, with product MQDALPGRIIGHYRGSEPGPLVVAIGGIHGNEPAGVRALERLFELLAEEPDINPGFTFRGELLALRGNLEALSQGVRYIDTDLNRIWRPAPDGERSFATSEDRELHELLACIETAVEEAPLSELVLIDLHTTTASGGIFSITGDDRPSLDLAAGMFVPVIKGMLSGLQGTTLHYFRGNNFKTNFPIRAVTFEAGGHQDPESIELSLAAVLSLIRALGCVRPEDVRTYHDELLQEAAANLPLLTDLVYVHHITQSDGFQMDPGYVNFQPVEKGAVIARDVRGEIRSPEDGYLLMPLYQEKGNEGFFLLRDCTLPASA
- a CDS encoding OmpA family protein, with translation MRLPLYLFLLLTLSSCATAQRGSNTFNKKETQQLAAARMDLDAQEWSAAIGKLNPLIEKQPDNEQLYYLRSLAKKGRRQYTAAAADIRKGISVTPDPKGRPYAELGSVLSLAGDFSGALDAYRQYLSYQETKGRSEQQLAKAKTLLRRAIIADSIARNPVDFSPAPVVGGVNTKESFEYHPTLSTDGQQLIFTRRVKKRQEDFYVSDRQPDGSWSEATPLPGINTEYDEGAQSVSADGNYFVYASCNQPGPREGCDLYESTRREGQFTAGTAIQSFGINTDYYESQPSLSADGRYLVFTSKRPGGTGGADLYISARLPDGGWSKPGPLTALNTEGNEQYPFWAADGRSLYFTSDGHPGLGGDDLFVTKLGADNRFSPPQNLGYPINTAANETNMFIPLEATEAYFSKRYYDETTEAIQIDVWSFPLPPHLRPRPATYVAAEVIEAETGQPLVAEVSIQALDDQALPQVRSTDERGRFLTVLPAGAEYAFTVDREGYLFASERFTVAEGRTANDPLLVKIALSKISEVETVETNETDGSIAFKNVLFTSGSADLLPVSFAELDRLAATLQSSPELRVELAGHTDDVGEETDNLELSQRRAAAVKEYLVREKMIEASRISTLGYGEARPVAGNDTPAGREQNRRTTFRLFR